Proteins co-encoded in one Myripristis murdjan chromosome 4, fMyrMur1.1, whole genome shotgun sequence genomic window:
- the matk gene encoding megakaryocyte-associated tyrosine-protein kinase, with product MMSVKSWAAGTQCVAKGDHRKPKSGELAFRKGDILTILDADMGKGYYKARHNVTGEEGLITSTSVREREAIRIDPSLSLMPWFHGKISGPEAVCKLRPVEDGLFLVRESIRHPGDYVLCVSVSGEVIHYRVMYRDNKLTIDNMQYFYNLIDMIEFYSKNKGSIATTLLKPKEKEGAKSAELELSKTGWLLDIRRLTLGETIGEGEFGAVYEGEYMGQKVAVKNIKCDVTAQAFLQETTVMTKLQHKNLVRLLGVILHNGLHIVTELMVKGNLVNFLRTRGRSVINSVQLLRFALDVCEGMEYLESKRFVHRDLAARNVLVSDDSVAKVSDFGLTKVDSKASDHAKLPVKWTAPEALKKEKFSTKSDVWSYGVLLWEIFSYGRQPYPKMSLKEVKEKVEEGYRMEAPEDCPPGVYSLMKSCWEKEPRRRPSFHKLREKLDRELGKHSPSPGLACRDGIRPGSGR from the exons ATGATGTCAGTG AAGAGCTGGGCTGCAGGTACACAGTGTGTAGCCAAGGGGGACCACAGGAAGCCCAAGTCTGGTGAACTGGCATTCCGGAAAGGAGACATTCTCACCATTCTGGACGCAGACATG GGAAAGGGCTACTACAAGGCAAGACACAACGTCACAGGAGAGGAAGGGCTCATAACCTCCACCAGCGTTCGTGAAAGAGAGGCCATCCGCATCGACCCCAGTCTCAGCCTCATGCC TTGGTTCCATGGGAAGATCTCAGGCCCAGAGGCGGTGTGTAAGCTGCGTCCGGTGGAGGATGGCCTGTTCCTGGTGCGAGAGTCCATCCGCCACCCTGGTGACTACGTCCTGTGTGTCAGCGTCTCCGGAGAGGTCATCCATTACCGGGTCATGTATCGGGACAACAAGTTGACCATCGACAACATGCAGTACTTCTACAACCTCATTGACATGATAGAG TTCTATTCAAAGAACAAGGGCTCCATCGCTACGACTCTTCTGAAGcccaaagaaaaagaaggagccAAATCTGCTGAGTTGGAATTGTCTAAAA CGGGATGGCTGCTTGACATCAGAAGACTCACACTGGGAGAGACGATTGGTGAGGGGGAGTTTGGTG CTGTTTATGAAGGAGAGTATATGGGCCAGAAGGTGGCGGTAAAGAACATTAAATGCGATGTCACAGCTCAAGCCTTCCTGCAGGAGACCACAGTCATGAC gaaGCTCCAGCATAAAAATCTGGTCCGCTTGTTGGGCGTCATCCTTCACAATGGTCTTCATATTGTCACAGAGCTAATGGTCAAG GGAAATCTTGTGAACTTTCTGCGGACAAGGGGCCGGTCAGTTATTAACAGTGTCCAGCTGCTCCGCTTCGCACT AGATGTGTGTGAGGGGATGGAGTACCTGGAGTCTAAGAGGTTTGTTCACAGAGACCTGGCAGCCCGTAATGTCCTCGTCTCTGACGACAGCGTGGCCAAGGTCAGCGACTTTGGCCTCACCAAAGTGGACAGCAAGGCCTCAGATCACGCCAAACTGCCGGTCAAATGGACCGCCCCCGAAGCTCTGAAGAAAGAG AAGTTCTCCACCAAGTCAGATGTGTGGAGCTATGGAGTTCTTTTATGGGAAATCTTCTCCTATGGTCGGCAACCCTACCCCAAGATG TCTCTGAAAGAGGTGAAGGAGAAAGTGGAAGAGGGCTATCGCATGGAGGCTCCAGAAGACTGTCCTCCTGGGGTTTACTCCCTGATGAAGAGCTGCTGGGAGAAGGAGCCACGCAGGAGGCCCTCTTTCCACAAGCTGAGGGAGAAACTCGACAGAGAGCTGGGTAAACACAGCCCGAGCCCTGGGCTGGCATGCAGGGATGGGATTAGGCCTGGATCTGGACGCTGA